A section of the Solitalea canadensis DSM 3403 genome encodes:
- the carA gene encoding glutamine-hydrolyzing carbamoyl-phosphate synthase small subunit, whose product MSTFEKIPAVLLLEDGTVFHGKAAGKIGTTTGEICFNTGMTGYQEIFTDPSYYRQIMVTTNAHIGNYGISDEEVESGSVKIAGLVCKNFTSNYSRKMADESIQEYYLNENVVAICDVDTRQLVRHIRDKGAMNGIISSETLDLDELKKKLSEVPSMAGLELSSEVSTREPYFYGNPEATHRVAVLDLGVKKNILRNFDERDVYCKVFPAKTTFEEMEQWNPQGYFISNGPGDPGAMPYGVDTVKKIVAAEKPMFGICLGHQMLAQANGISTYKMKNGHRGLNHPVKNIIKNHCEVTSQNHGFAVNPDEVKASDKVEITHINLNDGTIEGIRVKGKNAFSVQYHPESSPGPHDSRYLFDDFIAMLK is encoded by the coding sequence ATGAGCACGTTCGAGAAAATCCCTGCTGTACTATTACTTGAAGATGGTACGGTATTCCATGGAAAAGCTGCCGGTAAAATAGGTACCACTACCGGCGAGATTTGTTTTAACACCGGAATGACCGGTTATCAGGAAATTTTCACAGATCCTTCGTACTATCGTCAAATCATGGTTACGACCAATGCACACATTGGTAACTATGGTATCAGCGATGAAGAAGTTGAATCTGGTTCGGTAAAAATTGCAGGATTGGTTTGTAAGAATTTCACGTCGAATTATTCACGTAAAATGGCTGATGAATCGATCCAGGAATATTACCTTAACGAAAATGTAGTGGCAATTTGCGATGTAGATACTCGTCAATTGGTACGTCACATCCGCGATAAAGGAGCCATGAATGGTATCATTTCTTCTGAAACCCTTGACCTTGATGAATTGAAAAAGAAACTTAGCGAAGTTCCTTCAATGGCAGGCTTGGAATTATCTTCGGAAGTAAGTACCCGTGAACCTTATTTTTACGGAAATCCTGAAGCTACCCACCGTGTAGCCGTTTTAGACTTAGGTGTAAAGAAAAACATTCTCCGCAATTTTGATGAGCGCGATGTTTATTGCAAGGTATTCCCTGCAAAAACAACGTTTGAAGAAATGGAGCAATGGAATCCTCAGGGTTACTTTATTTCTAATGGCCCAGGCGATCCTGGAGCTATGCCTTATGGTGTTGATACCGTTAAGAAAATAGTTGCTGCCGAAAAACCAATGTTTGGTATTTGTTTAGGTCACCAAATGTTGGCCCAAGCAAACGGTATTTCAACTTATAAAATGAAAAACGGGCACCGTGGATTAAACCACCCTGTTAAAAACATTATTAAAAATCATTGCGAGGTAACTTCTCAAAATCACGGCTTTGCCGTAAACCCTGATGAGGTTAAAGCTTCTGATAAAGTTGAGATCACTCACATCAATCTTAATGATGGAACAATTGAAGGTATCCGTGTAAAAGGTAAAAATGCATTCTCGGTTCAATATCACCCTGAATCATCACCCGGACCTCACGATTCTCGTTATTTATTTGATGATTTCATAGCGATGCTTAAATAG